In Chlorogloeopsis sp. ULAP01, one DNA window encodes the following:
- the ylqF gene encoding ribosome biogenesis GTPase YlqF, with translation MGINQNYKLNLIQWYPGHIAKAEKNLKEQLKSVDVVLEVRDARIPLSTRHPQVPEWVGSKARVLVLNRLDMVSVQVRQLWINWFKSQAEEPYFTNAQQGQGVAAVSKAAQAAGVAVNQRRKSRGMLPRPVRAVVIGFPNVGKSALINRLVGRRVVESAARPGVTRQLRWVRISQDLELLDAPGVIPAKLEEQEAALKLAICDDIGEAAYDKQLVAAAFVDILNHLYATAGNVLPDCPLRSRYELDSTSYTGESYLHALAELRNQGDVERTASQLLTDFRKGLLGTIPLELPPQ, from the coding sequence ATGGGTATAAATCAAAACTATAAACTAAATCTCATACAGTGGTATCCTGGCCATATTGCTAAAGCTGAAAAGAACCTCAAAGAACAGCTCAAATCAGTAGATGTGGTACTAGAAGTCAGAGATGCCCGCATTCCCCTATCTACACGTCATCCCCAAGTACCTGAGTGGGTGGGGAGTAAAGCACGGGTGTTGGTGTTAAATCGCTTAGATATGGTTTCTGTGCAAGTACGGCAGTTGTGGATTAACTGGTTTAAAAGCCAAGCTGAAGAGCCTTATTTTACTAATGCCCAACAAGGGCAAGGAGTAGCGGCTGTGTCAAAGGCGGCACAAGCTGCCGGAGTGGCGGTTAATCAACGGCGGAAAAGTCGCGGAATGTTACCACGCCCTGTTCGCGCTGTGGTAATTGGTTTTCCCAATGTCGGTAAGTCAGCTTTAATTAACCGTTTGGTAGGGCGACGAGTAGTGGAAAGTGCCGCTCGCCCTGGGGTGACTCGCCAATTGCGTTGGGTGCGCATTTCCCAGGATTTGGAATTGCTTGATGCTCCTGGTGTAATTCCTGCCAAATTAGAAGAGCAAGAAGCAGCATTGAAATTAGCTATATGTGACGATATTGGCGAAGCAGCTTATGACAAACAACTGGTAGCAGCAGCATTTGTAGATATACTGAATCATCTGTATGCTACAGCAGGCAATGTTTTACCAGATTGCCCTTTGCGATCGCGCTACGAACTTGACTCTACATCCTATACAGGTGAGTCATACTTACACGCCCTAGCAGAACTTCGCAACCAAGGTGATGTCGAACGAACTGCAAGCCAACTATTAACAGATTTTCGTAAAGGATTGTTAGGCACAATTCCCTTAGAATTACCACCACAGTGA
- a CDS encoding VOC family protein, with protein sequence MLFQCTDAIVTLASINIETLVVFYTKLLGFEPVTLISNVYAEFQLPGLKLGIFKPKQTNSSEFENSVRSKMSLCLEVSDLENAIAHLNLLGYPPPGEIIVASHGKEIYAYDPDGNRLILHQSKN encoded by the coding sequence ATGCTTTTCCAATGCACCGACGCAATCGTCACTCTGGCATCGATTAATATTGAAACCTTAGTGGTGTTCTATACAAAATTGCTGGGTTTTGAGCCAGTAACTCTGATTTCCAATGTCTATGCTGAATTTCAACTTCCTGGTTTAAAACTAGGAATTTTTAAACCGAAACAAACCAACTCTTCTGAATTTGAGAACTCAGTTAGAAGTAAGATGAGTTTATGTTTAGAGGTGAGTGACTTGGAAAATGCGATCGCTCACCTAAATTTATTAGGATATCCCCCACCAGGAGAAATTATCGTCGCTTCCCACGGCAAGGAAATTTATGCTTACGATCCCGATGGTAATCGTTTGATTCTACATCAATCTAAGAATTGA
- a CDS encoding NAD-dependent succinate-semialdehyde dehydrogenase: MGIATTNPATGELLKTFEPHKDQEIATKLDLAQQAFEHYRKTSFQQKSGWMQKAAEILEQQKADFAKIMTLEMGKTYNSAIAEVEKCAWVCRYYAEHAAQFLADVYVETDASKSFIKYQPLGVILAIMPWNFPFWQVFRFVAPALMAGNVGLLKHASNVPQCALAIEEIIQGAGFPQGVFQTLLIGADKIADLITDERIKAATLTGSELAGASLAAAAGKQIKKTVLELGGSDPFIVLESADLEAAVATATTARMLNNGQSCIAAKRFIVQEAIADKFEKLLLEKYQALKIGDPMQPDTDIGPLATPSILHDLDQQVQTCVKSGAKILIGGEALADHPGNFYPPTIVTELSPDSAIAQEEFFGPVALLFRIPNLDEAIKLANATPFGLGASAWTTNSQEQQRLIDEIEAGAVFINGMVKSDPRISFGGIKRSGYGRELGIHGIHEFVNIKTVWVK, translated from the coding sequence ATGGGTATCGCCACTACTAATCCCGCTACAGGGGAGTTGCTCAAAACCTTTGAGCCGCACAAAGACCAAGAAATAGCAACTAAACTCGATTTAGCACAACAGGCTTTTGAGCATTACCGCAAAACCAGTTTTCAACAAAAATCGGGCTGGATGCAAAAAGCTGCTGAAATTTTGGAGCAACAAAAGGCAGACTTTGCCAAAATCATGACGCTGGAAATGGGCAAGACTTACAATAGCGCGATCGCTGAAGTCGAAAAGTGTGCCTGGGTTTGTCGTTACTACGCTGAACACGCTGCCCAATTTCTTGCTGATGTCTATGTAGAAACCGATGCTAGTAAAAGCTTTATTAAGTACCAGCCACTAGGTGTGATTCTCGCGATTATGCCTTGGAATTTTCCCTTCTGGCAAGTATTCCGCTTTGTTGCACCCGCATTAATGGCAGGAAATGTTGGTTTGCTCAAACACGCCTCCAATGTGCCGCAGTGTGCCTTGGCAATAGAGGAAATTATCCAAGGTGCTGGTTTTCCCCAAGGCGTATTTCAAACTTTATTAATAGGTGCTGATAAAATTGCTGATTTAATTACTGATGAGCGCATTAAAGCTGCTACTTTAACCGGCAGCGAACTAGCAGGCGCAAGTTTAGCAGCAGCAGCAGGAAAACAAATTAAGAAAACAGTTCTAGAATTGGGAGGCAGCGATCCATTTATCGTGTTAGAAAGTGCTGACTTAGAAGCAGCAGTTGCCACAGCCACTACAGCGCGAATGCTCAATAACGGGCAATCTTGTATTGCAGCGAAACGTTTTATTGTCCAAGAAGCGATCGCAGATAAATTTGAAAAACTACTGCTAGAAAAATACCAAGCGCTGAAAATTGGCGATCCTATGCAACCAGACACCGATATCGGGCCACTGGCAACACCTAGCATTCTCCATGATTTAGACCAACAAGTACAAACCTGTGTCAAATCCGGAGCAAAAATTCTCATCGGTGGAGAAGCTTTAGCAGATCATCCCGGTAACTTCTATCCACCAACAATAGTTACTGAGCTTTCTCCCGACAGCGCGATCGCCCAAGAAGAATTTTTTGGCCCAGTGGCGTTGTTATTCCGTATACCCAACCTTGATGAGGCTATTAAACTAGCAAATGCCACACCCTTTGGCTTAGGTGCAAGCGCTTGGACTACCAACTCCCAAGAACAACAGCGTTTAATAGACGAAATCGAAGCAGGTGCCGTATTTATCAACGGCATGGTTAAATCCGATCCACGCATTTCCTTTGGCGGCATTAAGCGTTCTGGGTATGGCAGGGAATTGGGTATCCACGGTATCCATGAATTCGTCAATATTAAAACGGTGTGGGTTAAGTAA
- a CDS encoding adenylate/guanylate cyclase domain-containing protein, giving the protein MTELKLRIQEGKTERTVTVNQNVFTIGRLPECDLYLPFGGVSRWHARLVKTVAGEWMIEDMGSKNGTQLNDRLVTTPQQVRNGDMIWLGDVNVLVLLGEPAATVMPKQVDTGEHRTILRNVKQLQEQWIQADSHNGDISNKDKSIARLKDLVDIAKNLCAAASIEEIFSQVQEVVFRYLTSIDRLALLIDVSGGDKLELLNSATRNTTQHEYLPNDGSWISRSICQKVFEEKVAIQIADALYDERFAGEQSILVKGIRSAMAVPLWDENKVVGVLYADAHLSSYHWAKEGEEELSFFSALANIVASSVQRWLLAEKLRSEEVIRHRLERYHSPAVVQQLIAVGALPDGRLPPRESEISILFADIVGFTAISERFSATQIAELLNNLFEEMLQEVFAYGGTLDKYIGDCIMTFFGAPEPQPDHADRAVAVAMRMLTRLEYLNASNFWQEPLQLRIAINSGKAVVGDVGCSQRVDYTALGATINLAARMEAVCPPGECVVSEATYKMLSQPSYFQEMGDYSFKGINRLVKVYQTKLHS; this is encoded by the coding sequence ATGACTGAACTCAAACTGCGTATACAAGAGGGAAAGACAGAAAGAACGGTAACAGTTAACCAAAATGTTTTTACTATAGGTCGGTTGCCAGAATGTGATTTATACTTACCTTTCGGAGGAGTGTCCCGTTGGCATGCTCGTTTGGTAAAAACTGTTGCCGGGGAATGGATGATTGAGGATATGGGCAGTAAAAACGGCACGCAATTAAATGATCGCCTGGTGACTACTCCGCAACAGGTTCGTAACGGAGACATGATTTGGTTGGGAGATGTGAATGTTTTGGTGTTGTTAGGAGAGCCTGCGGCAACGGTGATGCCCAAGCAAGTTGACACAGGAGAACATAGAACTATTCTTCGTAATGTTAAACAATTACAAGAGCAATGGATACAGGCTGACAGCCATAATGGTGATATCAGCAACAAAGACAAAAGTATCGCTCGCCTCAAAGATTTAGTAGATATAGCAAAGAATCTCTGTGCTGCTGCATCCATAGAAGAAATTTTCTCCCAAGTGCAAGAAGTAGTCTTTCGTTACTTAACCAGTATTGATCGCCTAGCATTGTTAATTGATGTCAGTGGTGGCGACAAACTAGAATTGCTCAATTCTGCCACTAGAAATACTACTCAGCATGAATATCTACCGAATGATGGCAGTTGGATTAGTCGTAGTATCTGTCAAAAGGTATTCGAGGAAAAAGTTGCCATTCAAATTGCTGATGCCTTGTATGATGAACGTTTTGCCGGAGAACAAAGTATTTTGGTAAAAGGCATTCGTAGTGCAATGGCAGTGCCTTTGTGGGATGAAAATAAAGTGGTTGGCGTACTCTATGCCGATGCCCATCTTTCTTCTTATCATTGGGCTAAAGAAGGCGAAGAAGAACTCAGCTTTTTCTCAGCTTTGGCAAATATTGTGGCTTCTAGTGTTCAACGTTGGCTCTTGGCAGAAAAACTTAGAAGCGAAGAAGTAATTCGCCATCGATTAGAGCGCTACCACTCTCCAGCAGTCGTACAGCAGCTGATAGCTGTGGGAGCATTACCTGATGGGCGCTTGCCTCCACGCGAAAGTGAAATTAGTATTTTATTTGCCGATATTGTTGGTTTTACTGCTATCTCCGAACGTTTCAGCGCTACTCAAATTGCCGAATTACTAAATAATTTATTTGAGGAGATGCTGCAAGAGGTATTTGCCTACGGTGGCACTCTAGATAAATATATTGGCGATTGCATTATGACATTCTTTGGCGCTCCCGAACCGCAACCGGATCACGCTGATCGCGCTGTTGCCGTCGCTATGCGTATGCTTACTCGTCTTGAATATCTCAATGCCAGCAACTTTTGGCAAGAACCCTTACAGTTGAGAATCGCAATTAATAGCGGCAAGGCTGTTGTTGGAGATGTCGGTTGTTCGCAAAGGGTAGACTATACTGCCTTAGGTGCAACAATTAATCTAGCAGCTCGCATGGAAGCGGTTTGCCCTCCCGGAGAGTGTGTTGTAAGTGAAGCCACCTACAAAATGCTTTCTCAACCTTCATACTTCCAGGAGATGGGAGATTATAGTTTTAAAGGTATAAATAGATTAGTTAAGGTTTATCAGACTAAGTTGCATTCATAG
- the psbA gene encoding photosystem II q(b) protein, with protein sequence MTATLQQRKSANIWEQFCEFITSTENRLYIGWFGVLMIPTLLAATTCFIIAFIAAPPVDIDGIREPVAGSLMYGNNIISGAVVPSSNAIGLHFYPIWEAASLDEWLYNGGPYQLVIFHFLIGVFCYLGREWELSYRLGMRPWIAVAYSAPVAAATAVFLIYPLGQGSFSDGMPLGISGTFNFMLVFQAEHNILMHPFHQLGVAGVFGGSLFSAMHGSLVTSSLVRETTETESQNYGYKFGQEEETYNIVAAHGYFGRLIFQYASFNNSRSLHFFLAAWPVIGIWFTALGISTMAFNLNGFNFNQSVIDSQGHVINTWADIINRANLGMEVMHERNAHNFPLDLAAAESAPVAISAPAING encoded by the coding sequence ATGACAGCAACCCTACAACAGCGCAAAAGCGCCAACATATGGGAGCAGTTCTGTGAATTCATCACCAGCACCGAAAACCGCCTATACATCGGCTGGTTCGGCGTACTGATGATTCCAACCCTCCTCGCAGCAACAACCTGCTTCATCATCGCCTTCATCGCAGCACCACCAGTAGACATCGATGGCATCCGCGAGCCAGTAGCAGGCTCCTTAATGTACGGAAACAACATCATCTCCGGTGCAGTAGTACCTTCCTCCAACGCCATTGGTTTGCACTTCTACCCAATTTGGGAAGCAGCATCCTTAGACGAGTGGTTGTACAATGGTGGTCCTTACCAGTTGGTAATCTTCCACTTCTTGATCGGCGTATTCTGCTACCTCGGTCGTGAGTGGGAACTGAGCTACCGCTTAGGAATGCGTCCTTGGATTGCCGTAGCTTACTCTGCACCAGTCGCAGCAGCAACCGCAGTCTTCTTGATCTACCCCTTAGGACAAGGCTCCTTCTCAGACGGAATGCCTTTGGGTATCTCTGGAACCTTCAACTTCATGTTGGTATTCCAAGCCGAGCACAACATCCTCATGCACCCCTTCCACCAACTAGGTGTAGCAGGTGTATTCGGTGGTAGCTTGTTCAGCGCAATGCACGGAAGTTTGGTAACCTCTTCTCTGGTACGTGAAACCACCGAAACCGAATCTCAAAACTACGGTTACAAGTTCGGTCAGGAAGAAGAAACCTACAACATCGTAGCTGCTCACGGTTACTTCGGTCGCTTGATTTTCCAATACGCTTCTTTCAACAACAGCCGCAGCTTGCACTTCTTCTTGGCAGCTTGGCCTGTAATTGGAATCTGGTTCACCGCTCTGGGCATCAGCACCATGGCATTCAACCTGAATGGTTTCAACTTCAACCAGTCTGTGATTGATTCCCAAGGTCACGTCATCAACACCTGGGCTGACATCATCAACCGCGCTAACTTGGGTATGGAAGTCATGCACGAGCGCAATGCTCACAACTTCCCTCTCGATTTGGCTGCTGCTGAATCTGCCCCTGTTGCTATCAGCGCTCCTGCTATCAACGGTTAA
- a CDS encoding VanZ family protein, with translation MTRKWISQINNNSLLQRNSIFFALSILVILVATLYPFDFTFPENFSIKYLTYSFHNHSPLKDKVENVLLFMPLGFFCTSLLQKRRIQLIVEILTVIFLSTGLSTTVEVLQAFLPLRTSTPDDIIHNTIGGFAGWLFFNWLISRRFAYRLIRIENSTSHQTFKKVPVFLIGYIILTFLTISFWQSTTYLSNWNPTYPLIIGNELTENRAWKGYVSEVIIADRAIDTVEVSRVLTDKNYFNDIKDSLLAYYKLDDTSNYSNYKDQSGNMPKLVWRGQPSEAQEGKGVFVSSNNWLKTATPVYQLNKRISKTSEFTISTTIATSNLNQTGPARIVSISDNPVNRNFTLGQEGTTLNIRVRTPASGTNGSDIQMNIPGVFADNKPHHILITYSQANLQVYVDNLENSYSLNFLQLMPIQYRLFFYLLTFIPLGIYLTLLTLFVKKRQIIHRWLIVFGILLPSVMLEASLVSDNGKDVSLRNILIGILFMAVTVLILRIRAAVLVKKVA, from the coding sequence ATGACAAGAAAATGGATTTCTCAAATAAATAATAATTCACTCTTGCAAAGGAATTCTATATTTTTTGCTCTTAGTATATTAGTAATATTGGTAGCTACGCTGTATCCATTTGATTTTACATTTCCAGAAAATTTTTCTATCAAATATTTAACTTATAGTTTTCATAACCACAGTCCTTTAAAAGACAAGGTAGAAAATGTTTTATTGTTTATGCCTTTAGGGTTCTTTTGCACTAGTTTATTGCAAAAAAGAAGGATACAATTAATAGTTGAAATTTTAACAGTTATATTTTTGAGTACAGGATTATCAACGACTGTTGAGGTACTGCAAGCTTTTTTACCGCTTAGAACATCTACTCCTGATGATATTATTCATAATACTATCGGTGGTTTTGCTGGTTGGCTATTTTTTAATTGGTTAATTTCTCGAAGATTTGCATATAGATTAATACGAATTGAGAACAGTACAAGTCATCAAACTTTTAAAAAAGTACCAGTATTTTTAATTGGCTATATAATACTAACTTTCCTTACTATATCCTTCTGGCAAAGTACAACTTATTTAAGTAATTGGAATCCAACTTATCCACTAATAATTGGAAATGAGCTAACAGAAAATAGAGCTTGGAAAGGTTATGTATCCGAAGTTATTATTGCTGACCGAGCTATTGATACAGTTGAGGTTAGTCGGGTATTAACTGATAAAAATTATTTTAACGATATCAAAGATTCTCTCCTGGCGTATTACAAGTTAGATGATACATCTAATTATTCTAATTATAAAGACCAAAGTGGAAATATGCCTAAGTTGGTTTGGCGTGGTCAACCTTCAGAAGCTCAGGAAGGGAAGGGAGTTTTTGTAAGTTCTAATAATTGGTTGAAAACAGCAACTCCTGTTTACCAGTTGAATAAAAGAATATCTAAAACTTCTGAATTTACAATCAGTACTACTATAGCTACTTCTAATCTAAATCAAACTGGGCCTGCTCGCATTGTCTCAATTTCTGACAATCCTGTGAATCGTAATTTTACCTTAGGGCAGGAAGGAACAACTTTAAATATAAGAGTTAGAACACCAGCTAGTGGAACCAATGGAAGTGATATACAAATGAATATTCCTGGTGTTTTTGCAGATAATAAGCCACATCACATCCTTATCACTTACTCTCAAGCTAATCTCCAAGTATATGTGGATAACTTAGAAAATTCTTATTCACTCAATTTTCTGCAATTGATGCCGATACAGTATCGATTATTTTTTTATTTACTAACCTTTATACCTTTAGGAATTTATTTAACGCTCCTCACTCTTTTCGTCAAAAAAAGGCAAATTATTCATCGCTGGTTGATTGTATTTGGTATTTTATTACCCTCTGTGATGCTGGAAGCTAGTTTAGTAAGTGATAACGGCAAGGACGTTAGCTTGAGAAATATCTTAATCGGTATATTGTTTATGGCAGTTACAGTTTTGATTTTGAGAATCAGAGCCGCAGTGTTAGTGAAAAAAGTAGCCTGA
- the fdhD gene encoding formate dehydrogenase accessory sulfurtransferase FdhD, with protein sequence MNKPVGSKTQTKIWVLENGKMRSRRDYLTTEEPLEIRLVSPRRTLAVTMRTPGADFELAAGFLYTEGVISSRQDIQRLSYCVDPEIDGEQLYNIVNVELQADLELDLQPLERHFYTTSACGVCGKASLETLRIRGCALIPPEPKVTPEIIYSLPDKLRAAQGVFNATGGLHAAALFDSQGGLLMLREDVGRHNALDKLIGTALLSEQLPLSDRIVMVSGRSSFEIVQKCAVAGVPIVCAVSAPSSLAVSVAEEFGITLIGFLRGERFNVYSGLERIIQP encoded by the coding sequence ATGAACAAACCTGTAGGCAGTAAAACTCAAACTAAGATTTGGGTATTGGAAAATGGCAAAATGCGATCGCGCCGAGACTATCTCACCACAGAAGAACCGTTAGAAATTCGCCTTGTATCTCCACGTCGTACCTTAGCTGTGACGATGCGAACTCCAGGAGCAGATTTTGAACTTGCTGCTGGTTTCCTCTATACAGAAGGTGTAATTAGCTCTCGGCAAGATATTCAACGTTTGAGCTACTGCGTAGATCCGGAAATAGATGGCGAGCAACTATATAACATTGTCAATGTAGAACTCCAAGCAGATTTAGAACTAGACTTACAGCCTTTGGAACGTCATTTTTACACTACGAGTGCCTGTGGGGTTTGTGGTAAGGCAAGCTTAGAGACTTTGCGTATACGGGGTTGTGCGCTTATTCCCCCAGAACCAAAGGTGACGCCAGAAATTATCTACAGCCTACCCGATAAACTGCGGGCGGCTCAAGGTGTATTTAATGCCACAGGAGGTTTGCACGCTGCGGCTCTGTTTGACTCCCAAGGAGGATTGTTGATGCTGCGGGAGGATGTTGGACGTCATAACGCCCTTGATAAACTAATAGGTACGGCGCTGTTGTCTGAGCAATTACCGTTGAGCGATCGCATTGTCATGGTGAGCGGACGTTCTAGTTTTGAAATTGTCCAAAAGTGTGCGGTTGCTGGAGTGCCAATTGTGTGCGCTGTTTCTGCTCCCAGTAGTTTAGCGGTGTCTGTAGCTGAAGAATTCGGAATTACCTTAATAGGATTTTTGCGGGGAGAAAGATTTAATGTGTACTCTGGATTAGAGAGAATCATTCAACCATAA
- a CDS encoding acetolactate synthase large subunit: protein MNTAELLVQCLENEGVEYVFGLPGEENLHVLEALKHSSVQFITTRHEQGAAFMADVYGRLTGKAGVCLSTLGPGATNLMTGVADANLDRAPLVAITGQVGTDRMHIESHQYLDLVAMFAPVTKWNKQIVRPSITPEVVRKAFKLAQSEKPGAVHIDLPENIAAMLVEGKPLHKHNVEKTYASFASIRSAAAIISQAVNPIILVGNGAIRAQASDAVTQFATQLNMPVANTFMGKGVIPYTHPLALWAVGLQQRDFITCGFDNTDLVIAIGYDLIEFSPKRWNPDGKIPIVHIAATPAEIDSSYIPNVEVVGDISDSLYEILKVADRQGKSNPYAISLRSNIRGDYEQYSNDGDFPIKPQKLIYDLRQVMGPEDIVISDVGAHKMWIARHYHCYSPNTCIISNGFAAMGIAIPGAIAAKLVYPDRKVVAATGDGGFMMNCQELETALRVGTAFVTLIFNDGGYGLIEWKQENQFGKGNSSFVHFGNPDFVKFAESMGLKGYRVEAATDLVPILKEALAQDVPAVIDCPVDYRENIRFTQKAGELNCAL, encoded by the coding sequence ATGAATACAGCAGAATTATTAGTACAATGTTTAGAAAATGAAGGGGTAGAATATGTTTTCGGACTCCCTGGCGAAGAGAACCTGCACGTTTTAGAAGCGCTTAAACACTCTTCGGTTCAATTTATTACCACCCGCCACGAACAAGGTGCGGCATTCATGGCGGATGTCTATGGACGCCTCACCGGGAAAGCAGGAGTTTGTCTTTCAACATTAGGGCCGGGAGCTACAAACTTGATGACAGGGGTAGCGGATGCTAACCTTGATCGTGCGCCATTAGTAGCAATTACTGGGCAAGTCGGAACAGATCGAATGCACATCGAATCCCATCAATATTTAGATTTGGTGGCAATGTTTGCCCCGGTAACAAAATGGAACAAACAAATTGTTAGGCCGAGTATTACACCCGAAGTTGTACGCAAAGCATTTAAGCTGGCACAAAGCGAAAAACCAGGCGCAGTTCACATTGACTTACCAGAAAATATTGCTGCCATGCTTGTAGAAGGCAAACCTTTACACAAGCACAATGTCGAAAAGACTTATGCCTCTTTTGCCAGTATTAGATCGGCTGCTGCAATAATTTCCCAAGCTGTTAACCCAATTATTTTAGTAGGAAATGGTGCGATTCGCGCTCAAGCTAGTGACGCTGTTACCCAATTTGCCACTCAGCTAAATATGCCGGTTGCCAATACTTTCATGGGCAAAGGTGTGATTCCCTATACTCATCCTTTAGCTTTATGGGCGGTAGGATTGCAGCAGCGCGACTTTATTACTTGTGGCTTTGATAATACCGATTTAGTAATTGCTATTGGCTATGATTTGATTGAATTTTCTCCAAAAAGATGGAATCCCGATGGCAAGATTCCGATTGTCCACATTGCTGCTACCCCAGCAGAAATTGATAGTAGTTATATTCCTAATGTAGAAGTAGTAGGAGATATTTCTGATTCTCTCTATGAAATTTTAAAGGTAGCAGATCGCCAAGGAAAATCAAATCCCTATGCCATCAGCCTACGGTCAAATATTCGCGGTGATTACGAACAATATTCAAATGATGGTGATTTTCCCATTAAGCCGCAAAAATTAATTTACGACTTGCGGCAAGTCATGGGCCCGGAAGATATCGTGATTTCTGATGTAGGCGCTCACAAAATGTGGATAGCCCGTCACTATCATTGTTATAGTCCCAATACTTGTATTATTTCTAATGGATTTGCAGCAATGGGTATTGCCATTCCCGGCGCGATCGCAGCCAAATTGGTTTATCCTGATCGCAAAGTTGTAGCTGCAACTGGCGATGGTGGCTTTATGATGAATTGCCAGGAATTAGAAACTGCTTTACGTGTTGGTACTGCCTTTGTCACCTTAATTTTTAATGATGGTGGGTATGGCTTAATCGAGTGGAAACAGGAAAATCAATTTGGTAAAGGTAACTCATCCTTCGTGCATTTTGGCAATCCCGATTTTGTCAAGTTTGCTGAAAGTATGGGTTTAAAGGGTTACCGCGTAGAAGCTGCTACCGATTTAGTTCCCATTCTTAAAGAAGCCCTCGCTCAAGATGTTCCAGCAGTCATCGATTGTCCTGTAGACTATCGAGAAAATATTCGTTTTACACAAAAAGCTGGTGAGTTGAATTGTGCATTGTAG